agctatcggtacagcccttaacctcgatggagaactactccctcctcatgggagacagcagcgttgatggagatggcggtggtgttatcaccagaatttgaccacgtcggaggtgggccacgatcaagataaacttgaaggttatatatggagagaatacgaagatcggccttatatgcaaagttgggctagattgcccatttatctgtaatttattagatcgtatcttaagttagaagttagagttttacccgtgcacggttaggtgcacgtccgaattagaaagtcccctggactataaatatgtatctagggtttatggaataaacaacaacacaacgttcaccccaaaacaaaccaatctcggcgcatcgccaactccttcgtctcgagggtttcaatcaggtaagcgacatgctgcctagatcgcatcttgcgatctaggcagcacaagctccatgttgttcatgcgttgcccgtactgaagcgtctttgatggcgggcaacgtagttatcatagatgtgttagggttagcatagttctccgtataacatgcttacgtagtgcaacccttgcatgtctagccgccctcacacctatctcaggtgtgggggcggcaccctgcttgttctttatttagtagatctgatccgttacgattgctccttgctctgcaaggattagtttaatatctgcaatagttaggccttacaaagggggggaggatccagcggcacgtagggtggcgttcgcaagtcctaaacaggatgttccgaggatcaacgccatgttggttttttggccttgtttaggatcggcttacgagcaccgtgcgtggctgcgaggcccaacctggagtaggatgatccgattatgcggtgaaaaccctaaatcgtcgtagatctcattagctttatcttgatcaagcaggatcaccaagtattcgtgcaccccgtacgaatcatgggtggatcggctctttgagccgattcacaggataacctgagagccgatcgaggctcttatttaatgtttacgtgtatgccatgcaggaactaagcgaggcatccccatcaccttcctgaccaggtataggtcaggtggcacacccttgcacttcgcatcgccgcgtgtgaccagaagagcattgcgggccgtcgctcggaggggtctcagccagccgcagctctaggctcttcccggctctacactgtgttgacaggccgctgcccgccggtgggttttggcagtcaacacattctggcacgcccggtgggacaatcgtctacatcaaccacatcgccatctacatctgagatggcggcggacggcacgccagtcacctacgaggaactgcctgacgagctcaagaagaaatacgacgaaaccaaggccaccctcgaagccgacctcatcggctcatatcacagaactcgttcacatggcgtcaggtggaaggggttctcaccagaaggcgcactcgatgaagtggatctatctgttccgtcagaggaacgtaccagggccgtgcgccaggagattggtggcatggtggctcactcgttgcgtctccattctgagagcctggtgaatactttggagcacgtcgccgttcggatggtcaaggaggtcatgaagaatcagcactctctattagagccagctttcaggacctaccgaggaaaagtgccactccagccccgtctgccgttgtcgtgcacatcggcggcaccGGGAGTGCCTCATTCACCGTCGCGCACCGTTGGCAGGACCAACggtacttaccctgggaggtgccaaccaggacactcgttcaacgtcaacatgatagaactgggacacccccttgatggagataaaggcgagggcagctgctctcgtggcaaagataaggaagaggctgctccatgcgatcggccccaacaccgccaaaacatcttggtgatgatcaaggtagaagccgatgctagcgatcggcccgtagtatccgtatcacatgctctcccggtatgtggcgtcgacctcacaggtgacggaaagctagggtacgggtttacatcagctgatgagctagaagaagtcgacatcggtcctggggataagcctcgacctacttttatcagcaagaagttagatccacagctcaggggacagatgatagccctgttgaaggaatacccagattgctttgcatgggattacacggagatgcctgggttggacaggagcatcattgagcatcggctcccccttaagaaaggatttcggccgttccaacagcgagcacgtcagatgaaggccgagatcctggaagaagtcaagaaggagatcgagaaaatgttggccgctggattcatcaggccatgcaggtatgctgagtggatctccagtatcgttccggtggagaagaaggacggccgatggcgcgtggccatcgatttccgagatcttaacagagccaccccaaaggacgaatatccaatgcccgtggcagaaacattgataaacgctgctgctggccacaaggtgttgagcttcatggatggcaacgccggttataaccagattttcatggctccggaagatatacacaagaccgcattcagagtaccaggggcagtaggcttgtttgaatacgtggtcatgacctttggactgaagaatgctggtgcgacataccaacgagccatgaattatatatttcatgatctgatcggcaagttggtggagatctatatcgacgacgtggtggtcaaatcggtctccatggaggggcatttggacgatctacggcgcgtcctagaccgaactcggaaattcgggctgaggatgaatccgaagaagtgcgccttcggcgtgacggctggtcaattcctaggttttctggttcatgagcggggaatcgagatcggcctgaaaagtcaggaggcggtgcgtaccatgcagccgcccaccacgaaaaaggagctccaacgcctcatcagcaagatcaatttcgtccggcggttcatctctaatttgtcaggacgaatcgagccgttcatggcgttggtgaagactaaatctgacgacgagtttcactgggggcaaCAAAGAACGGGCGTTTGATGAAATTAAGCGATATCCGACAACACCGCCTCGTATTAGTTCCGCCCAaagaagacaggccattctacatctacctgtcagtagctgacacgtccattgcttcggtagtggtgcaactctacgagggcgttgagagagtcgttttctacctcagcagaaggatgctggatgcggagacaagatatcctgaggtcgagaaactttgcctctgcctgttctttacctgcaccaagctacatcacatccttctgacggcagaaatcatcgtcatctgtaaatcggacgtcgtcaagcacatgttgtcggctcctgttttgaaaggccgactcggtaagtggatgttggcgctgtcagaatttgatctccggtaccagccggcgaaggcagtcaagggccaagcgttggccgatctcatcgctgaacgaatcagtaccaatatagcagcactatctatacgagcatgggctatgttcttcgatggatcggtttgtgacggtggttgtggcatcggcattctgcttgtgtcgcctcggggggcagaatactccttctccatcagattatctaccccttgcaccaacaacgtagcagaatatgaggcaatacgcaagggaatggaattgttattggaagctggagcggaagctgtggagctctttggagactcaaagttggtgattaaccagctcacggatgaatataattgcgaaagtgaatcgcttttcccatattggatggaatgccgtgagttgatgacacagtttcggtacatcaactttaagtggatcccaagatcccagaataccgatgcaaacaatctcgcacaaatggcgtcaggctacatagatatagTCGACGGACcggaagttcagatacaattcctggaacagaatgattggagagccgagatcttcgattatgtaaaagattcggctcggggggcacctaaacgggttagatacaaagccatgaagtatgtccttataggagacggcatgttttacaggacattggaagggttgctactcaagtgcctaggaccgactgaatctaatcggcttttacatgaggtgcatgaaggcgcctgtggaacgcatcagtcggctcataagatgaagtggttgatcaggcgatcagggttttattggcccactatgcttgaagattgcttcaattattacaaggggtgccaagcgtgccagatgtttggaaagattcagatggtgccaAAGATCGTGATGAACccaatcatcaaaccttggccgtttcgggggtggggcatggatatgatcggcaaaatccatccggcgtcaggtaaaaaacatgaatggattttggttatcacagattacttcactaagtgggtggaagccatccctatgaaaaaggtgaaatcagaagacgtgatcaagtttgtgaaagaacacgtcattcatagatttgggattccccaaactatcacgaccgatggaggttcggtctttacttccaaagaattcaggaagttctgtgatgacttagggattaaattgatccgatcatccccgtactatgctcaagctaacgggcaggctgaggcgtccaatcagagtctgatcaagttgatcaagagaaaaatcgacgagaaccctcgggattggcatgagaagttatcagaagcattatgggcctaccgcatgtcgtgccatggagccataaagacttcgccgtaccagcttgtctatggacaggaagctgtattgccttgggaaattacggctggatcaagacgtgtcacgtttcagaatgatctgacaaattgaagaatatgcagctttgatgagcgacactattgaagacgcaacagaactcaggctttggtcgttggagaagattaaggagaacaaagccagggtggctcgtgcttacaacaaaaaggttaggccaaaggagttccaagttggtgatcttgtgtgggaagctgtgttgccattgggaaccagggataaggcatatggcaaatggtctcctaattggcacggtccgtacaaagttgtccaggccttgaagggtaatgcatacatgctggaagagttgagcggcgaaaaattcccagtggctgtaaatggtcaacacctcaagaaatatttcccaagcatgtgggatgatggacagtaagatgtgggggccgatttcagaatcggccggtaaaaaaaaataataagaaaaatcacagccgatgcacagacatcgacttgagaagacatatggagattaacagtatacaagtacagccgatgcgcgggcatcgacttcagaaaacaaagccgatacgctgatatcgactttagcgaaataagtttatacaacagcttggcctcaggcagcgatatgagccgatgttctgctatcggctccctgtacgacgactccattcgacaatcggcaagggagcgaaattaattaagggattttcttcattgataagaggatttcttacaaagaaagagccgatttcttaggaaggaagaacataagaagggtctattgaccaatctactactgctaggcctacactagtagatcctaatctatgggccgtcgcttccttcgtcgtcatcctcggaactctcatcggcactgctgccgatgggttcctcgtcgctgctcccatagccctctacgggagcttcatcttcgtcttcatcgtcgctgctgtcgtcgtcccaccacatgcggaggcgcttcgctggtgggtagccctcgagggggtcgtcgtcgtcatcgtcatcttcctcttcctcttcttcagaggtggggcacccgtcccaggggaactgatcgtcttcgctctccgactccagttccccgacggcaaggaactgaagatcttcgtccccgctggtcagggactggtcgtcttcggaccaaaccgaggaggcgtggtcttccaggtcccatgcttctggggcgcggatgtccggcggcgtctcacgggaggaggaggacccgtaggaaagctcggaggaggagtcgtggaaggCCGACGacaaagaggaagaagaggaagacatggctgtgggagattggggttttttggtgccgatggccagaacagagcaggatggtgaagtggcgaattgctcagagcggttaaataaacggGGGCTACGGtgaaaaattcaatgccacagcagttttcgaggaggcagtgcccaaatacaacggtcaaatcacgcgaagcagtcgagaagacagggcatcatgacgaaaaatactgcaatggttctgctctgccacgacatgacccgacggacaaagcataatgattttggaaatgtcatttccaaaaccaggggggcatgtgttatcaccagaatttgaccacgtcggaggtgggccacgatcaagataaacttgaaggttatatatggagagaatacgaagatcggccttatatgcaaagttgggctagattgcccatttatctgtaatttattagatcgtatcttaagttagaagttagagttttacccgtgcacggttaggtgcacgtccgaattagaaagtcccctagactataaatatgtatctagggtttatggaataaacaacaacacaacgttcaccccaaaacaaaccaatctcggcgcatcaccaactccttcgtctcgagggtttcaatcaggtaagcgacatgctgcctagatcgcatcttgcgatctaggcagcacaagctccacgttgttcatgcgttgcccgtactgaagcgtctttgatggcgggcaacgtagttatcatagatgtgttagggttagcatagttctccgtataacatgcttacgtagtgcaacccttgcatgtctagccgccctcacacctatctcgtgtgggggcggcaccctgcttgttctttatttagtagatctgatccgttacgattgctccttgctctgcaaggattagtttaatatctgcaatagttaggccttacaaagggggggaggatccagcggcacgtagggtggcgttcgcaagtcctaaacaggatgttccgaggatcaacgccatgttggttttttggccttgtttaggatcggcttacgagcaccgtgcgtggctgcgaggtccaacctggagtaggatgatccgattatgcggtgaaaaccctaaatcgtcgtagatctcattagctttatcttgatcaagcaggatcaccaagtattcgtgcaccccgtacgaatcatgggtggatcggctctttgagccgattcacaggataacctgagagccgatcgaggctcttatttaatgtttacgtgtatgccatgcaggaactaagcgaggcatccccatcaccttcctgaccaggtataggttaggtggcacgcccttgcacttcgcatcgccacgtgtgaccagaagagcattgcgggccgtcgctcggaggggtctcagccagccgcagctctaggctcttcccggctctacactgtgttgacaggccgctgcccgccggtgggttttggcagtcaacaggtggtgtcgatggagatgccttccgggggcacttccccgttccggcagcgtgccagaacagagactcctgtcccccagatcttggcttcgcgatggcggcggctctggaaggtttctcgtaccgtggctttttttcgtcccgatgttttaggtcagggacctttatataggcgaagaggcggagtcggagggctgacggggcgacgacacaacagggtggcgcggccagggcctgggccgcgccacctgcatgtgtggggcccatagggccctcctctggcggctctcgggtgttctggaagcttcgtggaattctaagatgctgggcgttgattcgtccgattccgagaatatttccttactaggatttctgaaactaaaaacagcagaaaacagcaactggccctttggcatctcgtcaataggttagttccggaaaatgcatcaaaaccatataaagtgtgaacaaaacatgtaagtattgtcataaaacaagcatggaacataagaaattatcgatacgtcggagacgtatcacacctacCGTGGATAAACGCAGCTTGACTATGATCGATCGTCCTATGAGCAAGCGGCGCGAGGCGAATAGCAAAGGCCTTAGACACAAATTTGAAAATAACATTAATAAGAGCTATGGGCCTGAATTAATTGATAGTGTCCGCTCCTTTGACCTTGGGGATCAGCGTAATAATCCCAAAATTGAGACGCACCACATCCACCCTTCCAAGGACAAAGTCGTTCAAAAGCGAGAGAATATGTCCTCGCAAGATTCCCCAAAATCTCTTGAAGAACAGAACCGGCAGGCCGTCTGGCCCCGGAGCCGAGTCCGGCTTCATGCTCAAGAGAACCTCATCTAATTCTTCTGGCGTGAAGGTGAGCTCCAGGGCCCGGTTTTCCCCATCCGCGATTCTCTTGTCCCTCTCCCAGAGGCCGGGAGCCAAGGAGAACACCCTGTCCTCGCCGGGCGCCCCCATGAGCCCCCGATAGAAGTCATACACATGCTCCATCAGGTCCCGTTGGTCGTCCACCTCCCCCTGTGGTGTAATCAGCCGCGGGATAGAGCATTTCCTCCGGCGGCCGTTGGCGATGGCATGGAAGTATTTGGTGCAGGAGTCCCCCTCCGAAGTCCAGCGCACCCTACTCCGTTGCTTCCAATATTCCTCCTCCATTCGGTCGATCATGACCAACTGATCTTCCAAGTGGTACCTCAGGGCCCACCCCTCTTCGTCCAAACCCGTCCCGTCAGCCTGACGATCAAGTTCCTCGACCTAGGTGAGCAAGTTCTCTTTGAAGAGCCGCTTCTCCTTGCCCAGGTTGGCTCCCCAGCCCTTGAGAAATTGCCGTAGGTTGCGAGCCACGCATTGCCATAGATCAATGCAATCCCGATGCGGACCCAAGTCTAGCAGAAAGTGGTTGAGTTTGGCGCTCACAAGCTCCCCGAAGCCATGGACAGAGAACCACCAAGTTTGGAAGAAGAACCGAGGCGGTGGACATCTCGTCGCCTCCCCATTGTCCAGCAGGAGCGGGTTGTGGTCTGAACCAATCCTCGTAACCGCTGTGACCGAGCAAATGGGAAAGCGAGCCTCCCAGGCCGTGGACACGAAGACCCGATCCAGGACGCATCTGATCGGGTTAAGCTGTCGGTTGGTCCACGTGTATCGGGCCCCAGCCCGGTTGATCTCCCGCAGCGCCATGGCGGCGATAGAGTCATTGAAACGGCGTACCCTAGGCCAATCAATGTTGTCGGTGCTCTTGTCCCCCGCGGAGCGAATGAGATTGAAATCTCCGGCGATCACCAAAGGAACTTGACAATCGGCGACCGCCTGCTCCAGTTCCCCTAGAAACTCCTCCGTCCTCCCATGGTCGGCCGGGCCATACACCAACATGAAGCACCAAATCATGTTGATATTACGCTGAAGAATCTTAGTTGAGATGAAGAAAACCCCTTTTCTCCATTCCCCCACCTCGAAGGTTTCATCCCGAAAACCCAGAAGTAGACCCCCGGAGTGGCCGTTTGCTGGAAGCCAATTCCAAGCAAACTGTCCCCCGCACTCGAGGCTCCGGAGCTCGGCCGCCGTAAAGTCCTGCCGGATAGTCTCTTGCAGGCCAAGGATGTCAAGCCGATTACTCCGCATGTAGTCTCTGAGCTGGGTTCGGCGCCCCTCGCGGCCAAAACCCCTCAGATTATACGCAAGAGCTTTCATTTGGGCGTCTTCCTCTTCCCTTGCCCGTTCCTGACTGCTAAGGTCGCACGCCGTGGGCGAGTGGCGCGCGGGACCTTCCCCGGACCAGACCCTTGTCCGTGGGGTGGCACCTCAGTTGGCAGAGGGGCGGCAGCCTCCCCGGCTGTGTGCGCCTCCTCAACCGGTGCCGAAGCCGAGCCGACAGCATGGGGCCCCTCCCCTACCGTCGAGTCGGGCTGTGTAGCCTCCCTGGCCGCACGCGCAGCCTGCTCCTGTTCCTTGCGAGAAGCCACCGCCGCAAGGGCCGCCTGAACACGTTCCTTCGCCCTAATGAGGGAGATGGCCTCCTCCGGCGTCCCGGCCGCCGGAGTGAAAATCACACAGCTATCCGCCGCAACCGAAGACAAGTGTTCATCCGAGAGAGAATCAAGGGTGGTGAAATTACCTGTCTCAAGGTTCTTCTCTGCTGCACGCCTCTGCACCATCTCCATGACCGGCTTGTTCGCCGTCGTCCCCTTGT
This region of Lolium perenne isolate Kyuss_39 chromosome 2, Kyuss_2.0, whole genome shotgun sequence genomic DNA includes:
- the LOC139835703 gene encoding uncharacterized protein yields the protein MKALAYNLRGFGREGRRTQLRDYMRSNRLDILGLQETIRQDFTAAELRSLECGGQFAWNWLPANGHSGGLLLGFRDETFEVGEWRKGVFFISTKILQRNINMIWCFMLVYGPADHGRTEEFLGELEQAVADCQVPLVIAGDFNLIRSAGDKSTDNIDWPRVRRFNDSIAAMALREINRAGARYTWTNRQLNPIRCVLDRVFVSTAWEARFPICSVTAVTRIGSDHNPLLLDNGEATRCPPPRFFFQTWWFSVHGFGELVSAKLNHFLLDLGPHRDCIDLWQCVARNLRQFLKGWGANLGKEKRLFKENLLT